One stretch of Malus domestica chromosome 14, GDT2T_hap1 DNA includes these proteins:
- the LOC103454806 gene encoding protein LURP-one-related 4-like, protein MANVCPPAPQVLSLSRYTNSSSKRDTYTIWMKSLVCHTNGCTVYNSSGNIVYRVDNYDKKCSNEVHLMDLQGKVLYTICKKKLKAFEQWDGYRTSSPSNRNKEKPGFQVKSYSRMLMGTTACQITVECDKYWIVAGKSGAVGYRIVDIDEHIVAEAKQKLSSSGVVLGDDVLTLEVVPHMDHSFIMAIVSVYGLICRKM, encoded by the exons ATGGCTAACGTGTGTCCTCCAGCTCCCCAagttctctctctatctcgcTACACTAATAGTTCATCAAAGAGAGACACTTATACCATTTGGATGAAATCACTTGTATGTCATACAAATGGTTGCACTGTTTACAATTCCAGTGGCAACATTGTTTATCGTGTCGACAACTACGACAAAAAGTGTAGCAACGAAGTCCATCTCATGGATCTCCAAGGCAAAGTCCTCTATACTATATGCaaaaag AAATTAAAAGCTTTTGAGCAATGGGATGGCTACAGAACTAGTAGCCCTTCTAATAGAAACAAGGAGAAGCCTGGGTTTCAAGTGAAAAGTTATAGTAGAATGCTCATGGGAACCACAGCTTGTCAAATTACAGTAGAGTGTGACAAGTATTGGATAGTGGCAGGGAAGAGTGGTGCTGTGGGATATAGAATAGTAGACATTGATGAACATATTGTTGCAGAG GCGAAGCAGAAGCTATCATCATCTGGAGTAGTTCTGGGGGATGATGTCTTAACTTTAGAGGTGGTTCCTCATATGGACCATTCCTTTATAATGGCTATTGTGAGTGTGTATGGATTGATTTGTCGCAAAATGTAA
- the LOC103454807 gene encoding protein LURP-one-related 11-like yields MAKVHPLLTSNSSDRDDASCSNNRYMTSKRETFTIWMKSLVMQGNGCTTFDENGEVVYRIDNYDNKHSNEVYLMDLRGKLLFTVCEKKVFSFRRWEGYRSNNIGANKPLFRVKKSFRSILGNKESSYKVTMRSDSNCYRLERLNGKSTAFRIMDNNGRVVAEAKRKQSSSGVVFGDDVLTLVVEPHVDHSFIMALVTVYGLIRNQL; encoded by the coding sequence ATGGCCAAGGTTCATCCTCTCTTAACAAGCAATAGTAGTGATCGTGATGATGCTTCATGTTCTAATAATAGGTATATGACATCAAAGAGAGAAACATTCACTATATGGATGAAATCTCTTGTGATGCAAGGAAACGGATGCACcacttttgatgaaaatggtgaagtcgTTTATCGCATAGATAACTACGACAACAAGCACAGCAACGAAGTTTATCTCATGGATCTTCGTGGCAAGCTTCTCTTCACTGTTTGTGAGAAGAAAGTTTTCAGTTTCCGAAGATGGGAGGGCTACAGAAGCAACAATATTGGTGCCAATAAGCCATTGTTTCGAGTGAAAAAAAGTTTTAGATCAATTCTTGGAAATAAGGAGTCTTCATACAAAGTAACGATGAGATCTGATAGCAATTGCTACAGGTTAGAGCGTTTGAATGGCAAATCAACAGCTTTCAGAATTATGGATAACAATGGAAGAGTTGTAGCAGAGGCTAAGAGAAAGCAGTCAAGTTCAGGAGTAGTTTTTGGAGATGATGTCCTTACATTGGTAGTGGAGCCTCATGTGGATCATTCCTTTATCATGGCTCTTGTCACTGTTTATGGCTTGATAAGAAATCAACTATGA